In Patescibacteria group bacterium, the following proteins share a genomic window:
- a CDS encoding S24 family peptidase → MRIHPIQEKLLKIVPKINLKKMSLRDIGLLVEESHPQKISHHLSQLEKKGFIETDKKTGEVRLVGLKTKQSNNEIVVVPIYGAADCGEAKFFAEENLEGYLRVSRRLVGKIKNVFAVRAKGHSMNRAKVNGAQTIEDGDYVLVDPANKNPRNGDYVLSVIEGCANIKKFFLDKKEKQIALVSESTEAFKPIYIHADDDYMINGLVKNVIKSSFFSKEFSVMQDAAGNDALKALGPISEAEADYYRNLK, encoded by the coding sequence ATGCGCATACATCCTATACAGGAAAAATTATTAAAAATTGTTCCCAAGATCAATCTGAAAAAAATGAGCTTGAGGGACATTGGTTTACTCGTTGAAGAAAGTCATCCGCAAAAGATAAGCCATCATTTAAGTCAGTTGGAAAAGAAGGGGTTTATTGAGACGGACAAAAAGACCGGAGAAGTGAGATTGGTTGGTTTAAAAACAAAGCAAAGCAATAATGAAATTGTGGTAGTGCCGATTTACGGCGCGGCTGATTGCGGAGAAGCAAAATTTTTTGCCGAGGAAAATTTAGAAGGCTATTTAAGAGTGTCGCGGCGCTTAGTTGGCAAAATAAAAAATGTTTTCGCCGTGCGCGCCAAAGGCCACTCAATGAACCGCGCTAAGGTTAACGGCGCGCAGACAATAGAGGACGGCGATTATGTATTAGTTGACCCGGCCAATAAAAATCCGCGCAACGGAGATTATGTGTTGTCGGTGATTGAAGGGTGCGCGAATATAAAAAAGTTTTTTTTGGATAAAAAGGAAAAACAGATCGCGCTCGTTTCCGAATCAACGGAAGCCTTTAAGCCGATATATATCCATGCCGACGACGATTACATGATTAACGGCTTAGTGAAAAACGTAATTAAGAGTTCGTTTTTTTCCAAAGAGTTTTCCGTCATGCAGGATGCCGCCGGTAACGACGCCCTTAAGGCTTTAGGGCCGATATCGGAAGCAGAAGCTGATTATTATAGAAATTTAAAGTAA
- the nrdD gene encoding anaerobic ribonucleoside-triphosphate reductase, protein MSPIETKRQPCEVYSRVCGYLRPVQQWNDSKQAEFSNRKMFNVKECDE, encoded by the coding sequence ATGAGCCCAATCGAAACAAAAAGACAGCCCTGCGAAGTTTACAGCCGCGTCTGCGGTTATCTCCGCCCGGTCCAGCAATGGAACGATTCCAAACAGGCGGAATTTTCCAACCGGAAGATGTTTAATGTAAAAGAATGCGATGAGTAA
- a CDS encoding MGMT family protein, producing the protein MAVKNKLTDFENEVLEVIKKIKKGRVSTYREAARALGRPKAARAVGNALNKNPHAPKVPCHRIVKSDGALGGYAGGAKKKAELLGREGLAIIKGKIKDFNEKFMRL; encoded by the coding sequence ATGGCGGTAAAAAATAAATTAACTGATTTTGAAAATGAAGTCCTGGAGGTTATAAAAAAGATTAAAAAAGGAAGAGTGTCAACTTACAGGGAAGCGGCGAGAGCCCTGGGGAGGCCTAAGGCCGCCCGGGCGGTTGGCAACGCTTTAAATAAAAATCCGCACGCGCCAAAAGTGCCTTGCCACCGGATCGTAAAATCGGATGGAGCTTTGGGAGGTTATGCCGGAGGGGCGAAAAAGAAAGCCGAACTCCTTGGGCGCGAGGGCCTTGCGATAATAAAAGGCAAAATAAAAGATTTTAATGAAAAATTCATGAGACTGTGA
- the nrdR gene encoding transcriptional regulator NrdR, whose protein sequence is MKCPICYYKDTKVVDSRVASDGFSIRRRRECLKCLFRFSTYEELEILEMMVIKRDGRKEAYQREKLENGLKKALEKRPITKDSFKKLVNLIERDLQKLRKSEVTADQIGHLIMKHLKKIDKVAYIRFASVYQSFKDINEFSEELDKLLTRKAKETKQK, encoded by the coding sequence ATGAAGTGTCCCATCTGCTACTATAAGGATACTAAAGTGGTGGACTCAAGGGTGGCCTCTGACGGTTTTTCGATAAGAAGGCGGCGGGAATGTTTAAAATGCCTTTTCCGGTTCTCGACTTACGAGGAATTGGAAATCCTGGAAATGATGGTTATTAAGCGGGACGGGCGGAAAGAGGCGTATCAGCGGGAAAAGCTTGAAAACGGACTTAAAAAAGCTTTGGAAAAAAGGCCGATTACCAAGGACAGTTTCAAAAAGCTCGTTAATTTGATCGAAAGGGATTTACAGAAATTGCGCAAAAGCGAAGTGACGGCGGATCAGATCGGACACTTAATTATGAAGCACCTGAAAAAAATCGATAAGGTAGCCTATATCCGGTTTGCAAGCGTCTACCAGTCGTTTAAGGACATTAACGAATTCTCCGAGGAGCTGGATAAACTTTTGACGAGAAAAGCTAAGGAAACCAAACAAAAATAA
- a CDS encoding type II toxin-antitoxin system PemK/MazF family toxin, whose translation MKKGEIWLIKLVEEKSVGHEYFNDRPALIIMANDIINSASVVTIMPLSSSGRYHWDDINIKKDLSNRLREDSIIKAHHIISYDKSRFIHKIGKADEKIIKQVESYLKKHFWGDQVQNL comes from the coding sequence ATGAAGAAGGGGGAAATATGGCTCATTAAATTGGTTGAGGAAAAAAGCGTCGGACATGAATATTTTAATGACCGCCCCGCGCTTATTATAATGGCGAATGACATTATTAACTCTGCGAGCGTGGTAACAATTATGCCATTATCCTCTTCCGGCCGCTACCATTGGGACGACATCAATATTAAAAAAGACTTAAGCAATAGATTGCGCGAAGATTCGATCATTAAAGCGCATCATATAATTAGTTATGATAAATCAAGATTTATCCATAAAATAGGAAAAGCTGATGAAAAAATTATCAAGCAAGTTGAAAGTTATTTAAAGAAGCATTTCTGGGGTGATCAAGTTCAAAATTTATAA
- a CDS encoding PIF1 family DEAD/DEAH box helicase produces the protein MTQSQALKILKSGENVFLTGSAGTGKTFLINKFIGWLKDEKTKAGITASTGIAATHIGGRTIHSWAGIGIEKKLSQKKISKILRNKKTRQRIEEAQVLIIDEISMLDADRLNLADEICKAVKNPFLPFGGIQIVMSGDFFQLPPVDKDAKFAYESSAWKEAKARVCYLDEQFRQDDSAFTGILNRIRNNEAGADEMSMLKKRLYKPINGLAKPTKLYTHNADVDAINSYELSRVAGEELAYKMTERGPRELINFLKKACLAPEELKLKTGAMVMFVKNNFDAGYVNGTLGVIIGFNEDNYPIVKTRSDKEIVAVSSSWEIEEDETVLAAISQIPLRLAWAITVHKSQGMSLDAAEIDLSRSFEYGMGYVALSRVRTLAGMRLMGINKEALRVDPEVLLKDLEFKNLSE, from the coding sequence ATGACCCAATCCCAAGCCCTTAAAATATTAAAATCGGGAGAAAATGTCTTTTTGACCGGATCGGCCGGAACGGGGAAGACTTTTTTGATAAATAAATTCATCGGCTGGCTGAAAGATGAAAAAACTAAGGCCGGGATTACCGCTTCAACCGGCATCGCCGCCACCCATATCGGCGGCCGGACCATCCATTCCTGGGCGGGAATCGGCATTGAGAAAAAGTTAAGCCAGAAAAAAATAAGTAAAATCCTTAGGAATAAAAAGACCAGGCAAAGGATTGAAGAGGCGCAAGTCCTGATTATTGATGAAATATCCATGCTGGACGCCGACCGGCTTAATCTTGCGGACGAGATATGCAAAGCGGTTAAAAATCCGTTTTTACCGTTCGGCGGAATCCAGATTGTCATGAGCGGCGATTTTTTTCAGCTTCCGCCGGTTGATAAAGACGCGAAGTTCGCTTATGAATCCTCGGCCTGGAAAGAGGCTAAGGCAAGAGTCTGCTATCTTGACGAGCAGTTTAGGCAGGATGATTCGGCGTTCACTGGAATTCTTAACCGGATCAGGAATAACGAGGCCGGAGCGGATGAAATGAGTATGTTAAAAAAGCGGCTTTATAAGCCGATAAACGGCCTGGCGAAACCCACAAAGCTTTATACCCATAACGCCGATGTAGACGCGATAAACAGCTATGAACTCTCGCGCGTTGCCGGAGAAGAGCTGGCCTATAAAATGACCGAACGCGGCCCGCGGGAGCTTATAAATTTTTTAAAGAAAGCCTGTCTGGCGCCCGAAGAACTGAAATTAAAAACCGGGGCCATGGTAATGTTCGTAAAAAATAATTTTGACGCCGGTTACGTGAACGGAACATTGGGCGTTATAATCGGTTTTAACGAGGATAATTATCCGATTGTCAAAACCAGATCGGATAAGGAAATTGTCGCCGTTTCATCCAGCTGGGAAATTGAGGAAGACGAGACGGTTTTAGCCGCAATCTCACAGATCCCCTTGCGCCTCGCTTGGGCCATTACGGTCCATAAAAGTCAGGGCATGAGCCTGGACGCGGCGGAAATTGATTTGTCGCGATCATTTGAATACGGCATGGGCTACGTCGCGCTCTCAAGGGTAAGGACTTTGGCAGGCATGCGGCTTATGGGAATAAACAAAGAGGCCTTGCGGGTTGACCCGGAAGTTCTCCTAAAAGATTTGGAATTTAAAAATTTGTCAGAATAA
- a CDS encoding radical SAM protein codes for MLKKIQRKSLLYKSGVEYADYCVNHAEGCSHGCRFPCYAMNMKKRCGVIKDYDDWIKPKIVENALELLDEEIPRLKDKIKFVHLCFTTDPFMYGQNEIGELTLKIIKRFNQDNIKCTVLTKGIYPKDLVDSDIYGKNNEYAITLVSLDDNFKKRFEPGAAPYNERIKSLKYLHDNGLKTWVSMEPYPTPNLVKQDLTTILKEIKFVDKIIFGKLNYNVKVSDFGSNKNFYEEQAGIVINFCMKNNIDYHIKYGTKKVDDKKTEEIFRSASNRLFSYAV; via the coding sequence ATGCTTAAAAAAATTCAACGAAAATCACTTCTCTATAAAAGCGGCGTTGAGTACGCTGATTATTGCGTTAACCACGCAGAAGGGTGTTCGCATGGCTGCCGCTTTCCCTGCTACGCCATGAATATGAAAAAAAGATGCGGGGTGATAAAAGATTATGACGACTGGATTAAGCCGAAAATCGTGGAAAACGCGCTGGAACTTCTGGATGAAGAAATTCCCAGGCTGAAAGACAAGATTAAATTCGTACATTTATGTTTTACCACCGACCCGTTTATGTACGGCCAAAATGAAATCGGTGAGTTAACCCTAAAAATCATTAAAAGGTTTAATCAAGACAATATTAAATGCACCGTGCTTACTAAAGGGATTTACCCGAAAGACTTAGTTGATTCGGATATTTACGGAAAAAACAATGAATACGCGATAACTTTGGTTTCGCTGGACGATAATTTTAAGAAAAGATTTGAACCGGGGGCGGCGCCGTATAACGAGCGGATAAAATCCTTGAAATATTTACACGACAATGGCCTTAAAACCTGGGTGAGCATGGAGCCTTATCCAACACCCAATCTTGTAAAGCAGGATTTAACGACGATATTGAAGGAAATAAAATTCGTTGATAAAATAATTTTTGGCAAGCTGAATTATAACGTAAAAGTTTCGGATTTCGGAAGTAATAAGAATTTTTACGAGGAGCAAGCGGGTATTGTGATTAATTTTTGCATGAAGAATAACATTGACTACCATATAAAATACGGAACTAAGAAAGTTGACGATAAAAAGACCGAGGAGATATTTAGAAGCGCGTCAAATCGGTTATTTAGTTACGCGGTTTAG
- a CDS encoding anaerobic ribonucleoside-triphosphate reductase activating protein translates to MEIGGLQKFSLLDYPGKIAAIVFTQGCNFRCHYCYNPVLVWPKRRGKVKYPSPKGEGQEGHPRIKEGDLFDFLKKRKGKLDGVVVTGGEPTIQPDLPEFLAKIKKLGYLIKLDTNGSNPKMLSRIFKEKLADYIAMDLKAAPEEYEKACGIKFGLDKIKKSIKIIRESGVAREFRTTAVPGLVDKSDIEALGKLIKGEENWFLQGFKKETELVNERFRGEKAYNMKEMEGLRKIALKYVKNCGIR, encoded by the coding sequence ATGGAAATCGGCGGATTACAAAAATTCAGCTTGCTCGATTACCCGGGAAAGATCGCAGCCATTGTTTTCACCCAGGGCTGTAATTTCCGCTGCCACTACTGCTACAACCCCGTGCTTGTCTGGCCCAAAAGGCGAGGCAAGGTAAAATATCCTTCACCAAAAGGTGAAGGGCAAGAAGGTCATCCCCGAATTAAGGAGGGTGATCTTTTTGATTTTCTGAAAAAAAGAAAAGGGAAGCTGGACGGGGTGGTAGTAACCGGCGGAGAGCCGACCATCCAACCTGACCTGCCCGAATTCCTCGCCAAAATAAAGAAGCTCGGCTATCTCATCAAACTGGATACCAATGGCTCGAACCCAAAGATGCTTTCCCGGATTTTTAAGGAAAAATTAGCTGACTATATTGCCATGGATTTAAAGGCCGCGCCAGAAGAATATGAAAAAGCCTGCGGCATTAAGTTCGGCTTGGATAAAATAAAAAAAAGTATTAAAATAATTAGGGAAAGCGGGGTGGCGCGCGAATTCCGGACGACCGCGGTTCCCGGCCTGGTTGATAAAAGCGATATTGAAGCCCTGGGAAAACTTATAAAAGGGGAGGAAAATTGGTTTTTACAGGGGTTTAAAAAAGAAACCGAACTGGTAAATGAAAGATTTCGGGGAGAAAAAGCGTATAATATGAAAGAGATGGAGGGACTTCGGAAAATTGCTTTGAAATACGTAAAAAATTGCGGGATTAGATAA
- a CDS encoding CRISPR-associated protein Cas2, which yields MNTILISYDLRAPGKDYSSLWNYLESFKNWAKPLESVWLIRTTYNAERFRNDALNHIDWNDKIFVVDVTSRPSAWKNLTAEVVGWIGMTL from the coding sequence ATGAATACTATTTTAATTTCGTATGATTTACGCGCGCCAGGAAAAGATTATTCCTCTCTTTGGAACTATCTTGAATCCTTCAAAAACTGGGCGAAGCCGCTTGAATCAGTTTGGCTGATAAGAACGACTTATAATGCTGAGCGATTCCGAAATGACGCGCTTAATCATATTGATTGGAATGATAAAATTTTTGTAGTGGATGTTACCAGCAGACCCTCAGCTTGGAAAAATCTTACGGCTGAAGTGGTGGGGTGGATAGGAATGACATTATGA
- a CDS encoding three-Cys-motif partner protein TcmP — protein sequence MSKIAPTIWKLEPHTEAKHKILQKYLNAWLPIITRWNGRVLFIDGFAGPGEYIGGKPGSPMIAFEAIIKHKFPISSEMILFFIEKDAKRCEHLEKMVASLDKPKNINITVKHGEFDKTLSEVLNLLEEQKKKIAPALVFIDPFGFTGIPLDLIKRIMENQKCEVMITFMYEEINRFIGLEKLWPSLEETFGTDTWKAVISEKDSKQRSEMLHNIYRDQLKNEAGVKFVRSFKMKNKMNKDDYFLFFGTNNILGLKKIKEAMWKIDETGAFEFSDATYNPSQAILFSNKPNFYLLKKILINNFKNKLVKISDLEYFIITKTPFRETHYKSNILAKMEKATEPELRRRCDVCLKNGTCKPRLGTFPNECCVIEFL from the coding sequence ATGTCAAAAATAGCCCCTACTATTTGGAAATTGGAACCTCATACGGAAGCCAAGCATAAAATATTGCAAAAATATTTAAACGCATGGCTTCCGATAATAACAAGATGGAATGGCCGGGTTTTATTTATTGATGGATTTGCCGGACCAGGCGAATATATTGGAGGAAAGCCGGGATCGCCAATGATTGCTTTTGAAGCTATAATAAAACATAAATTTCCAATTTCATCGGAGATGATTTTATTTTTTATAGAAAAAGACGCCAAGCGCTGTGAGCATTTAGAAAAAATGGTTGCATCCCTGGATAAGCCGAAAAATATAAATATAACCGTTAAGCATGGTGAGTTTGATAAAACTTTATCCGAAGTATTAAATTTACTTGAAGAGCAGAAGAAAAAAATTGCTCCAGCCTTGGTTTTTATAGATCCTTTTGGATTTACCGGCATACCATTAGACTTGATAAAAAGGATTATGGAAAATCAAAAATGCGAGGTGATGATTACTTTTATGTATGAGGAAATTAACAGGTTTATTGGATTGGAGAAATTATGGCCTTCATTAGAAGAAACTTTTGGGACGGACACTTGGAAAGCGGTTATTTCCGAGAAAGATTCGAAACAAAGATCGGAGATGCTTCATAACATTTATCGCGATCAGCTTAAAAATGAAGCTGGTGTAAAATTTGTACGTTCATTTAAAATGAAAAATAAAATGAATAAAGACGACTATTTCCTATTTTTTGGCACTAATAATATCCTTGGTTTGAAAAAGATAAAAGAAGCTATGTGGAAGATTGACGAAACTGGAGCTTTTGAATTTTCTGACGCCACTTACAATCCTTCGCAAGCAATCCTATTCTCGAATAAGCCGAATTTTTATTTACTTAAAAAAATATTAATAAATAATTTTAAAAATAAGTTAGTAAAAATTAGCGATCTAGAATATTTTATAATAACAAAAACACCTTTTAGGGAAACTCATTATAAAAGTAATATTCTGGCAAAAATGGAAAAAGCGACAGAGCCGGAATTGAGAAGAAGGTGCGATGTGTGTCTTAAAAATGGTACTTGCAAGCCTCGATTAGGCACATTTCCTAACGAATGCTGTGTTATAGAGTTTTTATAA
- a CDS encoding ribonuclease H-like domain-containing protein gives MPKLIFDIETIGENYDELDETTQNVMTKWIKGEEGEDEHDAAVREIKKTLGLSPLTGEIVAIGVLDGDKNKGAVYYQAPGTKEKDSEEDGIKFRPMDEKGMLKTFWEVAEKYDEFISFNGRGFDAPYLMIRSAIHGLRPSQDLMFNRYLGSQKYNNAKHIDLMDQLSFYGATRNKSLHLYCRAFGIKSPKAYGVSGDDVAGLFREGRFLDIARYNVGDLVATKALYERWEKYMKF, from the coding sequence ATGCCTAAACTAATCTTTGACATCGAAACTATCGGGGAAAATTATGACGAGCTGGACGAAACGACGCAGAATGTTATGACTAAATGGATAAAAGGCGAAGAAGGGGAAGATGAGCATGACGCCGCGGTTCGCGAGATAAAAAAAACCCTCGGCCTTTCACCTTTAACCGGCGAGATTGTTGCTATCGGGGTTTTGGACGGCGACAAAAACAAGGGCGCGGTCTATTACCAGGCGCCGGGAACAAAAGAAAAAGATTCGGAAGAAGACGGTATCAAATTCCGGCCAATGGATGAAAAGGGAATGCTGAAGACTTTTTGGGAAGTCGCGGAAAAATACGATGAGTTTATCAGTTTTAACGGGCGCGGTTTTGATGCGCCGTATCTAATGATCCGTTCGGCCATCCATGGACTGCGGCCAAGCCAGGATTTAATGTTTAACCGTTATTTAGGGAGCCAGAAATATAATAATGCTAAACATATTGATTTAATGGATCAGTTGTCTTTTTACGGCGCCACCCGTAATAAAAGCCTGCATCTCTATTGCCGCGCCTTTGGGATAAAAAGCCCGAAAGCGTACGGAGTTTCCGGGGATGACGTAGCCGGGCTCTTTCGCGAAGGCCGTTTCCTAGACATTGCCCGGTATAATGTCGGGGATTTAGTCGCCACTAAAGCTTTATACGAGCGCTGGGAGAAGTATATGAAGTTTTAA
- a CDS encoding ribonucleoside triphosphate reductase, which translates to MQVENKVTQILKRSGDIAPFLPEKITEAIFKATEAIGAPDRELAKKLSADVIETLNKKFHARSIPAVEEVQDIVEEVLISNRQIKAAKSYILYRDQRARLRDMKSLVDYASLVDSYINNTDWRVKENSNMSYSLQGLNNHIASDISSNYWLNKIYTANIREAHKDGDLHLHDLQIIAPYCAGWDLRDLLTRGFGGVSGKIESGPAKHFRTALGQVINFFYTVQGEVAGAMAFSNFDTYLAPFIRRDNLTRKEVRQSLQEFLFNINVPTRVGFQTPFTNITLDLVVTGSLRDEPVIIGGQPQKETYKEFQAEMDIFNEVFAELMMEGDAKGRVFTFPIPTYNITKDFAWDSPVAMKVFDMTAKYGIPYFSNFINSDMSPEDARSMCCRLRLDNRELRKRGGGLFGANPLTGSVGVVTINLPRIGYLAKTEEEFFERLSNLMQIAKESLEMKRKILEDLTDGGLYPYARHYLDSVKMRFGGYWNNHFSTIGIIGMNEALLNFAPIKASITSAAGKAFADKMMNFIREKMMDYQNSTNHLYNLEATPGEGSTRRLANLDKKKYPGLIVANDKDVMAGKASPYYSNSTQLPVNYTDDMFEALDLQDNLQTKYTGGTVFHAFVGEALPSAESVKSLVKKIAYNYHLPYFTITPTFSVCPKHGYLAGEHYFCPKCDAENGIVELKTDKFRESGSGGNGPGRKAGYENPKTSQGIKGEERGAESAGKDKVNLDRDLIRLLA; encoded by the coding sequence ATGCAAGTCGAAAACAAAGTAACGCAGATTTTAAAACGTTCAGGCGATATAGCTCCGTTTTTGCCGGAAAAAATTACTGAAGCGATTTTTAAGGCAACCGAAGCTATCGGCGCGCCGGACCGCGAATTGGCGAAAAAGTTAAGCGCGGACGTAATCGAAACCTTAAACAAAAAATTCCACGCCCGGTCTATTCCGGCCGTCGAGGAAGTCCAGGACATTGTTGAAGAGGTTTTAATTTCTAACCGCCAGATTAAAGCCGCTAAATCTTATATCCTGTACCGCGACCAAAGAGCGCGCCTGCGGGACATGAAATCTTTGGTTGATTACGCGAGCCTAGTTGACTCGTACATTAATAATACCGACTGGAGAGTAAAGGAAAATTCTAACATGTCCTACAGCTTGCAAGGGTTAAATAACCATATCGCTTCGGATATTTCTTCGAATTATTGGCTGAATAAAATTTATACGGCCAATATCCGCGAGGCTCATAAAGACGGCGATCTGCATTTGCATGACCTGCAAATTATCGCCCCCTATTGCGCCGGCTGGGATTTGCGCGATTTGCTTACGCGCGGATTCGGCGGTGTTTCGGGAAAAATCGAATCCGGGCCGGCCAAGCATTTCCGAACCGCGTTAGGCCAGGTGATTAACTTTTTCTATACCGTGCAGGGCGAAGTGGCCGGCGCTATGGCTTTTTCCAACTTCGATACCTATCTTGCCCCCTTTATCCGCCGCGACAATTTAACCCGAAAAGAAGTCCGCCAGTCTTTGCAGGAATTTTTATTTAATATTAACGTCCCAACCCGGGTCGGCTTCCAAACCCCATTTACCAATATAACCCTGGACTTGGTAGTTACCGGGAGCTTGCGAGATGAGCCGGTGATTATCGGCGGTCAGCCCCAGAAAGAAACCTACAAGGAATTCCAGGCTGAAATGGATATTTTTAACGAAGTTTTTGCCGAGCTGATGATGGAAGGGGATGCTAAAGGGCGGGTCTTTACTTTCCCGATTCCGACTTACAATATAACCAAGGATTTTGCCTGGGATTCTCCGGTGGCGATGAAAGTTTTCGATATGACCGCCAAATACGGCATTCCGTATTTTTCCAACTTTATCAATTCGGACATGTCGCCGGAGGACGCGCGGTCTATGTGCTGCCGGTTGCGCCTTGATAACCGGGAACTCCGAAAAAGGGGCGGCGGATTGTTCGGCGCGAATCCCTTGACCGGCTCGGTCGGCGTTGTAACCATCAATCTTCCCCGCATCGGGTATCTCGCGAAAACCGAAGAAGAATTTTTCGAGCGCTTGTCCAATTTAATGCAAATTGCCAAAGAAAGTTTGGAAATGAAAAGAAAAATTTTGGAAGATCTTACCGACGGCGGGCTTTATCCTTATGCCCGGCACTATCTCGACAGCGTTAAGATGCGCTTTGGCGGCTATTGGAACAACCATTTTTCAACTATCGGCATTATTGGCATGAACGAAGCGCTTTTAAATTTCGCGCCGATCAAAGCTTCAATTACGTCCGCGGCCGGCAAAGCTTTTGCCGACAAGATGATGAATTTCATCCGCGAGAAAATGATGGATTACCAGAATTCCACCAATCATCTATATAACCTGGAAGCGACGCCGGGCGAAGGGTCAACTCGGCGCCTCGCCAATCTGGACAAAAAGAAATACCCGGGATTAATCGTGGCAAACGACAAAGACGTTATGGCCGGCAAAGCTTCGCCTTACTATTCCAATTCGACCCAATTGCCGGTCAATTACACCGACGACATGTTTGAAGCCCTGGACTTGCAGGACAACCTGCAGACCAAATATACGGGCGGAACGGTTTTCCACGCTTTTGTCGGCGAAGCCCTGCCTTCGGCCGAATCGGTTAAAAGCCTGGTAAAAAAAATCGCTTACAATTACCATCTGCCTTACTTTACTATCACTCCGACCTTTTCGGTCTGCCCCAAGCACGGCTACCTGGCCGGCGAACATTATTTCTGTCCCAAGTGCGACGCCGAGAACGGGATTGTTGAATTAAAGACTGATAAATTTAGAGAATCCGGATCCGGCGGCAATGGGCCTGGCCGGAAAGCGGGTTATGAAAATCCTAAAACTAGCCAGGGAATTAAAGGAGAAGAAAGAGGCGCCGAATCAGCGGGAAAAGACAAAGTAAATCTGGATCGCGATTTAATCCGGCTGCTTGCCTGA
- a CDS encoding trypsin-like peptidase domain-containing protein, which translates to MSEENKKFLSTIVIISIIVSSIFGGVVGFWSGVISQNADLSRLGGTFSSGGVRVVNEESAVVDAVKKVSPAVVSIIISKNLPAGSQNDLFNNYFFRQFFGNDFNLGTPNNGNQDYQNLQKQEIGGGSGFILTADGYIATNRHVVSDDKADYTVLTNSGKKYPAKVLARDAVNDLAILKIDAAGLPAVELGDSSNLNVGQTAIAIGNALGEFRNTVSVGVISGLARSVVAGGGFESSEQLSNVIQTDASINPGNSGGPLLNAAGQVIGINTAVVAGAQNIGFAIPINEVKGSIESVKATGRIVRPWLGLRYVLINQALADNNKLPVNHGALITKGQNASDLAVIPGSPADKAGLKENDIITQVNGHDITETNPLANELSRFKPGDEVSLKILHEGKEKNIKVKLEEMKQ; encoded by the coding sequence ATGAGTGAAGAAAATAAAAAGTTCTTAAGCACAATAGTGATAATTTCAATTATTGTAAGCTCGATTTTTGGCGGAGTGGTTGGTTTTTGGTCCGGGGTGATCTCGCAAAACGCCGATTTGAGCCGGCTGGGAGGGACTTTTAGCTCGGGCGGAGTAAGGGTGGTTAATGAAGAATCGGCAGTCGTTGACGCGGTAAAAAAAGTTTCACCGGCGGTAGTGAGCATAATAATCTCTAAGAACCTGCCGGCCGGCAGTCAAAATGATTTATTTAATAATTATTTTTTCCGGCAGTTTTTCGGCAATGATTTTAACTTAGGGACGCCGAACAACGGAAACCAAGATTACCAAAATCTCCAAAAACAGGAAATTGGCGGAGGCAGCGGATTTATTCTGACTGCTGACGGCTATATCGCTACCAACCGGCACGTAGTTTCCGACGATAAAGCCGATTATACGGTTTTGACTAACAGCGGAAAAAAATACCCGGCCAAAGTATTGGCCCGGGACGCGGTTAATGACTTGGCGATTTTAAAAATCGACGCCGCCGGCCTCCCGGCGGTTGAGCTGGGCGATAGCTCGAATCTGAATGTCGGCCAAACCGCCATCGCGATAGGCAATGCTTTAGGCGAATTTAGAAATACGGTTTCTGTCGGAGTGATCTCCGGGTTAGCGCGCTCGGTCGTGGCCGGCGGCGGCTTTGAATCTTCCGAACAGCTTTCTAACGTTATCCAGACTGACGCGTCCATTAATCCGGGAAATTCCGGCGGCCCGCTTTTAAATGCCGCCGGGCAAGTGATCGGCATCAATACAGCGGTTGTCGCCGGCGCGCAAAATATCGGCTTTGCCATCCCGATTAATGAAGTCAAGGGTTCAATTGAAAGCGTCAAAGCCACTGGCCGAATCGTCCGGCCCTGGCTCGGCCTCCGGTATGTTTTAATTAACCAGGCTCTGGCAGACAATAACAAACTGCCGGTTAATCATGGAGCTTTAATAACTAAAGGCCAAAACGCGTCTGATTTAGCCGTAATCCCCGGTTCGCCCGCCGACAAAGCCGGCCTTAAAGAAAACGATATAATTACGCAAGTTAACGGGCATGACATTACCGAAACCAACCCGCTCGCGAATGAACTCTCGCGTTTCAAGCCCGGTGATGAGGTGTCCTTGAAAATTTTACACGAAGGAAAGGAAAAAAATATTAAAGTGAAGCTGGAAGAGATGAAGCAGTAG